A window from Bos indicus isolate NIAB-ARS_2022 breed Sahiwal x Tharparkar chromosome 1, NIAB-ARS_B.indTharparkar_mat_pri_1.0, whole genome shotgun sequence encodes these proteins:
- the KRTAP8-1 gene encoding keratin-associated protein 8-1 — protein sequence MSYCFSSTVFPGCYWGSYGYPLGYSVGCGYGSTYSPVGYGFGYGYNGSGAFGYRRFWPFALY from the coding sequence ATGAGCTACTGTTTCTCCAGCACCGTCTTCCCAGGTTGCTACTGGGGCAGCTATGGCTACCCGCTGGGCTACAGTGTGGGCTGTGGCTACGGTAGTACCTACTCCCCAGTGGGCTATGGCTTCGGCTATGGCTACAACGGCTCTGGAGCCTTCGGTTATCGAAGATTCTGGCCATTTGCTCTCTACTGA